Genomic segment of Synergistaceae bacterium:
TTTAGACGAGGATACGGAGGAATGATTTAACCTCATGGCAGAATTAGAGCAGGAAAATTTAACGCCTGAGTCAGAATCAGAACAGGAACAGGAAAATTTAACGCCCGATCTTGACGCGAAAATAAAAGATCTTGAACACGAACTCGCAGTCGCAAGAGCAGATTTTTACAACTACCGCCAGCGTGCAATAAAGGAAAAATCACAGACAAGACAGCGCGCCCAGGAAGACGTAATAATTGAAATTCTGCCCGTGCTTGATAATCTTGATAGAGCGTTAGAGTCAGCTAAGAACGGCGGAGATATTCTAGCAGGCGTTGAAATGGTACAGAGACAATTTGTAAACGTGCTTGAAAATCTAGGCGTTACAGCAATTAAAGCAGCAGGAGAAAATTTTAATCCCTCACTGCACGACGCTTCAGGCACAGAACAAACAGATAATCCCGATCTTGACGGCAAAGTCATTACAGAAATTTTGCGGGGCTATCGAAATAAAGACAGGGTTTTACGCCCTTCACAAGTTATAGTAGGTAAATTAAATAATAATTAAAATTGGAGGCAAATTATCATGGCAAAAGTTGTAGGTATAGATTTAGGAACAACAAACAGCTGTATAGCAGTTCAGGAAGGCGACCAGACTACTATTATTCCAAATAACGAGGGTGCGCGTACGACTCCTTCTGTTGTAGCATTCACAAAGGACGGCGAAAGACTCGTAGGCCAGCTCGCAAAACGTCAGGCGATAGTCAATGCAGATAGAACTATAATGTCAATTAAACGCGAAATGGGCACAGATTACAGAGTTACTATAGACGGCAAAAAATATACTCCTCAGGAAATAAGCGCAATGATTTTGCAGAAATTGAAACGCGACGCAGAAGACTATCTCGGCGAAACAGTAACTCAAGCAGTTATCACAGTACCGGCATATTTCACGGACGCACAGAGGCAGGCAACAAAGGACGCAGGAGCAATCGCAGGACTCGAAGTCTTGAGAATCATAAATGAACCTACTGCGGCATGTCTTGCTTACGGAGAAAACAAGAAGGACGAGCATAAAATTTTAGTGTTCGATTTAGGCGGCGGCACGTTTGATGTATCGATTCTTGATGTCGGCGAGGGCGTTTTTGAAGTTCTTGCTACAGCTGGCGATAATAGACTCGGCGGCGATGACTGGGACAATAGAATCGTTGAACACATTGCTAACGAGTTCAAGAAAACAGAAGGCATTGACTTAAGAAATGACAACATGGCCATGCAGAGATTACGCGAGGCAGCAGAGAAGGCAAAAATTGAGCTTTCCAACATGACCGAGACTACTATATCACTGCCATTCATCACGGCGAATCAGTCAGGCCCGAAACATTTAGAGATGAGATTAACGCGCGCTAAATTCGAGGAAATGACAGCAGATTTACTTGACAGAACGATAAAGCCGACTCAACGCGCATTAGAGGACTCCGGACTCAACGCAAGTGAAATAGATAAAATTTTGCTCGTCGGAGGCTCGACTCGTATGCCTATGGTACAGAAAAAAATTGTAGATCTGCTCGGCAAGGAACCGACAAAGGGCATTAATCCTGATGAGTGCGTCGCAGCAGGTGCAGCAATTCAGGGAGCTATACTCAAAGGCGATCACAAAGATATAGTTCTCGTTGATGTAACGCCTTTAACTCTTGGAATTGAGACTCTCGGCGGTGTCATGACAAAGATGATCGAGCGTAATACAGCAATTCCCGCGCAGCAGACTCAAGTTTTCACGACAGCAGCAGATAATCAGCCTCAAGTTGAAATCGCAGTCTTTCAGGGTGAACGTCCAATGGCGCAGGATAATGTAAAACTCGGACAATTTACACTTGACGGCATAGCACCGGCACCGAGAGGAATCCCGCAGATTGAAGTTACATTCAATATCGACACAAACGGCATTCTCAACGTATCAGCTAAGGACAAGGGCACCGGCAAAGAACAGAAAATTACGATTCAATCCTCTAACTTGTCAAAAGAGGACATCGAACGAATGAAGCGCGACGCAGAAGCCCACGCAGACGAGGACGAGAAAAAACGCAGTTCAGCAGAGGCACGCAATGAGGCAGACGCAGCAGTTTTCGGCGCAGAAAAAT
This window contains:
- a CDS encoding nucleotide exchange factor GrpE, with the protein product MAELEQENLTPESESEQEQENLTPDLDAKIKDLEHELAVARADFYNYRQRAIKEKSQTRQRAQEDVIIEILPVLDNLDRALESAKNGGDILAGVEMVQRQFVNVLENLGVTAIKAAGENFNPSLHDASGTEQTDNPDLDGKVITEILRGYRNKDRVLRPSQVIVGKLNNN
- the dnaK gene encoding molecular chaperone DnaK, which encodes MAKVVGIDLGTTNSCIAVQEGDQTTIIPNNEGARTTPSVVAFTKDGERLVGQLAKRQAIVNADRTIMSIKREMGTDYRVTIDGKKYTPQEISAMILQKLKRDAEDYLGETVTQAVITVPAYFTDAQRQATKDAGAIAGLEVLRIINEPTAACLAYGENKKDEHKILVFDLGGGTFDVSILDVGEGVFEVLATAGDNRLGGDDWDNRIVEHIANEFKKTEGIDLRNDNMAMQRLREAAEKAKIELSNMTETTISLPFITANQSGPKHLEMRLTRAKFEEMTADLLDRTIKPTQRALEDSGLNASEIDKILLVGGSTRMPMVQKKIVDLLGKEPTKGINPDECVAAGAAIQGAILKGDHKDIVLVDVTPLTLGIETLGGVMTKMIERNTAIPAQQTQVFTTAADNQPQVEIAVFQGERPMAQDNVKLGQFTLDGIAPAPRGIPQIEVTFNIDTNGILNVSAKDKGTGKEQKITIQSSNLSKEDIERMKRDAEAHADEDEKKRSSAEARNEADAAVFGAEKLMNDLGDKMTPEEKGRVNTKIDALKKAIESGSESGMKSAKDDLNKTMQEFGARLYQQAGAGNPGANFTGNPGANTSSNNDNDTVDAEFSDKN